Sequence from the Stenotrophomonas sp. 364 genome:
CAACGCGTACCGACCAATGGTCGGCATTCACGGCCTTTCGTACCGACCAACGGTCGGTACCTACCGCACCACCTTGGCCATGCCCACCGATCGCGGCGCGGTCAACGCAAAGCCGAACTGCGCATACAGGCGGTGCGCGTCGCCATCGGCGATCAGGCTCACGTAGGCCCCCACCGCATTGGCCTGCAGCCACGCATCCAGTTCGCCCATGACCGCCTTGCCCAGGCCCTGGCCCTGCCGTTCGGGCACCACCGCAATGTCCACCACCTGCAGGAAGCAGCCGCGGCCGCCCACCAGCCGGCCCATCGCCAGCAGCTGTTCGCCCTCACGGATACTGACCCCGAACACCGTATGAGGCAGGCCCAGCGTGGCCGCCTCCAGTGTCTTGGGGCTCAGCCCGGCGCGCACCCGCAGTTCGCGGTATTCGGCCACGCTGGGCGGATGGGGAATGCACGTCAGACCCGCCGGCAGAATCATGGACCACCTCGTACACGTGAACAGGTGGCCAGCATGCCGCATCGTTTTCTCATGCGGTGATACCAACCGGCCTATGCTGTTCCCCTGCCCCTTTTGTCCGCCCCTGCCCCATGTGTTACTCCGCCCAGATCCGCGCCGATTACACCAAGCTGGTGCGCGAGTACGGCGCCATGATGTCGCTGGACGAGTTCGCCCGGTTGTACGCCCATGATGCCGGCAAGCAGCGCCCGAAAACGCCCAAGGCGATGGATGACGGCTTTGCCGGCGCGCGCACCGCG
This genomic interval carries:
- a CDS encoding GNAT family N-acetyltransferase, translated to MILPAGLTCIPHPPSVAEYRELRVRAGLSPKTLEAATLGLPHTVFGVSIREGEQLLAMGRLVGGRGCFLQVVDIAVVPERQGQGLGKAVMGELDAWLQANAVGAYVSLIADGDAHRLYAQFGFALTAPRSVGMAKVVR